One Castanea sativa cultivar Marrone di Chiusa Pesio chromosome 4, ASM4071231v1 DNA window includes the following coding sequences:
- the LOC142630690 gene encoding uncharacterized protein LOC142630690 — translation MTLLEVIIKASANTESLASESEYPIVLNPDDVSLRPKLEDPNPTFLVNPVIGWQISQTDSEVIEMGKKFYTKLKRKLKNPIDFDNNEFLLILNQFLEKIRDKVGVSIGIDSSESGYTRAWIERLGSLMGKDVAGLVLDGCVDFEIWDLVEVLIVNGVIDQSCYSNLVNRLVAKKRSDLLCLCIKHASDLGASALLAILKYFLCPAKDAYDSMVDVRKEWEKQALSAIEKASERFVTGKKVRLAKEASILLMIAHDGFSASELCLHYLLASSNIDAVTLSSSIGNLNGKEMMNLIRYLGKWLKKYEQFPQAIPCSEASHKLGLKACSWVPKLEDVINCAGLVLDEKISSLILHSEFHEELRSMGEVVSCLASEARLCCLMADVADRLKVEV, via the coding sequence ATGACTTTGCTTGAAGTGATAATAAAGGCCTCGGCCAATACCGAGTCACTTGCTTCCGAGTCAGAATACCCTATTGTTCTCAACCCAGATGATGTTTCGCTGAGGCCTAAACTTGAAGACCCAAATCCCACATTCCTTGTTAACCCTGTTATCGGTTGGCAAATATCTCAAACCGATTCTGAAGTCATTGAAATGGGGAAAAAGTTCTATACTAAGCTAAAGCGGAAGCTCAAGAACCCGATAGATTTTGACAACAATGAGTTTTTACTGATCTTGAATCAGTTTCTTGAGAAAATTAGGGACAAAGTTGGTGTTTCCATTGGGATTGATTCGTCTGAAAGTGGGTATACTCGGGCCTGGATTGAACGGCTAGGGTCTTTGATGGGTAAAGATGTTGCTGGTTTGGTTTTGGATGGGTGTGtggattttgaaatttgggATTTGGTCGAGGTTCTGATTGTTAATGGGGTTATTGATCAGTCATGTTATTCAAATTTGGTCAATAGACTTGTGGCGAAGAAGAGGTCAGACTTGTTATGTCTTTGTATTAAGCATGCATCGGATCTTGGGGCATCTGCATTACTTGCCATTTTGAAGTATTTTCTTTGTCCAGCGAAAGATGCTTATGACAGTATGGTGGATGTGAGGAAAGAATGGGAGAAGCAGGCTTTGTCAGCAATTGAGAAAGCAAGTGAAAGGTTTGTCACGGGGAAGAAAGTGCGTTTGGCAAAGGAGGCTTCAATTTTGCTTATGATAGCACATGACGGGTTCTCTGCATCAGAGCTTTGTTTGCACTATTTGCTGGCATCCTCAAATATTGATGCAGTGACATTATCGTCATCAATTGGAAATTTGAATGGTAAAGAGATGATGAATTTGATTCGGTATTTGGGGAAGTGGTTGAAGAAGTACGAGCAATTTCCTCAAGCAATTCCATGTTCTGAAGCATCACATAAGTTAGGTTTGAAGGCCTGCAGTTGGGTTCCTAAGCTTGAAGATGTCATCAACTGTGCTGGATTGGTGCTGGAtgaaaaaatttcttcattGATTTTGCATTCAGAATTCCATGAAGAGCTGAGATCCATGGGGGAAGTGGTTAGTTGTTTAGCATCGGAAGCTAGACTATGTTGTTTAATGGCTGATGTAGCCGATAGATTGAAAGTTGAAGTTTGA
- the LOC142630609 gene encoding tRNase Z TRZ1-like encodes METGTKDSGQAEDKESSNKTKCVMNIQGYPIKGLSIAGHETCIMFPSLNIAFDIGRCPHQAIQQDFLCISHAHMDHIGGLPMYVATRGLYRMKPPTIIVPKCIKADVEQLFEVHRRMDQSELKHNLIGLDVGEEFYLRKDLKVRPFKTYHVIPSQGYVVYSVKQKLKQEYIGLPGNEIKNLKLSGVEITYTVTVPEIAFTGDTMSDFIVDQNNIDALRSRILVMECTFVDNSIQVEGARDYGHTHISEIIGHAERFENKAILLIHFSARHTAEEIQRAVSALPSPLAGRVFALTEGF; translated from the exons ATGGAAACTGGAACCAAAGATTCTGGACAGGCCGAAGACAAAGAGAGCTCGAACAAAACCAAGTGTGTTATGAATATACAAGGGTACCCAATAAAGGGTTTGTCAATTGCAGGCCATGAAACCTGCATAATGTTCCCTTCTCTCAATATAGCCTTTGATATTGGTCGCTGTCCCCACCAAGCTATACAGCAAGACTTTCTCTGTATCTCCCATGCCCACATGGACCACATT GGAGGACTCCCCATGTATGTTGCAACTCGTGGCTTATACAGAATGAAGCCCCCAACAATCATTGTACCAAAATGTATAAAAGCAGATGTAGAACAACTCTTTGAGGTGCACAGAAGAATGGACCAATCAGAGCTGAAGCATAATCTAATTGGCTTGGATGTTG GAGAAGAgttttatttgagaaaagaCCTTAAAGTAAGACCTTTTAAGACATACCATGTCATACCAAGCCAG GGTTATGTAGTTTACTCTGTAAAACAGAAACTTAAGCAGGAGTACATTGGCCTTCCTGGGAACGAGATTAAGAATTTGAAGTTATCAGGTGTGGAG ATTACATACACTGTGACAGTACCTGAAATTGCTTTCACTGGAGATACCATGTCCGACTTCATAGTTGACCAAAATAACATTGATGCCTTGAGATCGCGAATTCTAGTTATGGAG TGCACCTTTGTTGATAACTCTATTCAAGTGGAGGGTGCAAGAGATTACGGacacacacatatatctgaG ATAATAGGTCATGCAGAAAGATTTGAGAACAAAGCAATTCTTCTAATCCACTTTTCAGCTCGTCATACAGCTGAG GAAATTCAACGAGCTGTATCTGCTTTGCCTTCACCTTTAGCAGGTCGAGTTTTTGCGCTCACAGAAGGTTTCTAA